The following proteins come from a genomic window of Ornithinimicrobium cryptoxanthini:
- a CDS encoding GNAT family N-acetyltransferase: MEPEVTKQTGPDRFELTVDGTTAGFAQFVDHDGSRVFYHTEVFPEFGGQGLAGVMVKEALGATREEGLRIVPVCPYVKKYVTKHEEWTDHVDRPTREMLHAIPKDS, from the coding sequence ATGGAACCTGAAGTCACCAAGCAGACCGGCCCCGACCGCTTTGAGCTGACCGTCGACGGCACCACGGCTGGGTTCGCGCAGTTCGTCGACCACGACGGCAGTCGCGTTTTCTATCACACCGAGGTCTTCCCGGAGTTCGGTGGCCAGGGCCTGGCAGGCGTCATGGTCAAGGAGGCGCTGGGGGCCACGCGTGAGGAGGGGCTGCGGATCGTCCCGGTGTGCCCCTATGTCAAGAAATACGTCACCAAGCACGAGGAGTGGACCGATCACGTGGACCGTCCCACGCGGGAGATGCTGCACGCGATCCCCAAGGACAGCTAG
- a CDS encoding peptidoglycan D,D-transpeptidase FtsI family protein translates to MADRRPPQQRPRKGAVKTAGVVHPQRRMRFMLFGILIVFSLFGAQLVKLQGLDAASVSAAAFDRRLTETTIPAQRGTIYDAKGVALAESFERKHIVGDPTAVVTYTKRIDGERVEVGYAGAAADIAAVTGGDAAQIERKLHEPDAARFTYLTKDVSPQVWQEVKALGIPGIYSEPYMKRTYPLGASMAPLVGWVGSGGLPANGIELMFDQDLTGTPGTATFELGGRGEIITTGTNDEIPAVAGQDVRLTIDSDLQWFTYNEVAAMVEQAGALSGYAVVMDPNTGEILAAASYPSYDPAKPTQTSKGLRNPLFEDVYEPGSTSKVITAAAALEEEIIDLDTPFVLPNRLHRAGRSFKDAHDPDNPYVTFAGVLATSSNMGTIMYGEELPDDVFYDYIKAFGMGSTATLGFPGQSAGLVHPPEDWSATSKYTMYYGQGLSSTMLQQIGVFQTVANGGVHVEPKLIQGTHDEDGRFKPEAGDKGERVISQETADELTAIMEYVPSPEGTAPLAAVEGYRVAGKTSTADRYDPNLGRYSGVTAGFIGYAPADDPQLVVAVAIQKPTRGKWGGSLAGPVFSEVMRYALTSRGVEPSTTEAPPVKLDYDPDAPAPGGPRGATLGDIAIKEGTP, encoded by the coding sequence GTGGCGGATCGGCGTCCACCCCAGCAGCGGCCTCGCAAGGGCGCGGTCAAGACCGCAGGAGTCGTCCACCCGCAGCGCCGGATGCGCTTCATGCTCTTTGGCATCCTGATCGTCTTCAGCCTGTTCGGCGCCCAGCTGGTCAAGCTGCAGGGCCTGGACGCGGCCAGCGTCTCCGCCGCAGCCTTCGACCGGCGCCTGACCGAGACGACCATCCCGGCCCAGCGCGGCACCATCTATGACGCCAAGGGCGTGGCGCTGGCCGAGTCGTTCGAGCGCAAGCACATCGTGGGCGACCCGACCGCGGTCGTGACCTACACCAAGCGCATCGACGGTGAGCGCGTCGAGGTCGGTTATGCCGGTGCCGCCGCGGACATCGCGGCCGTCACCGGCGGCGACGCCGCGCAGATCGAGCGCAAGCTGCACGAGCCCGACGCGGCCCGCTTCACCTATCTGACCAAGGACGTCTCACCGCAGGTGTGGCAGGAGGTCAAGGCCCTGGGCATCCCGGGCATCTACTCCGAGCCCTACATGAAGCGCACCTACCCCCTCGGGGCCTCGATGGCGCCGCTGGTCGGCTGGGTGGGCTCCGGCGGCCTGCCCGCCAACGGCATCGAGCTGATGTTTGACCAGGACCTGACCGGCACTCCCGGCACGGCGACCTTCGAGCTCGGCGGCCGCGGCGAGATCATCACCACCGGCACCAACGACGAGATCCCAGCGGTGGCCGGCCAGGACGTGCGCCTGACCATCGACAGCGACCTGCAGTGGTTCACCTACAACGAGGTCGCCGCGATGGTCGAGCAGGCCGGCGCACTCTCCGGCTATGCCGTGGTGATGGATCCCAACACCGGTGAGATCCTCGCGGCCGCCAGCTATCCGTCATACGACCCGGCGAAGCCGACGCAGACCAGCAAGGGCCTGCGCAACCCGCTCTTCGAGGACGTCTATGAGCCGGGCTCGACCTCCAAGGTGATCACGGCCGCGGCCGCGCTCGAGGAGGAGATCATCGACCTCGACACGCCCTTCGTGCTGCCGAACCGGCTGCACCGCGCCGGCCGCAGCTTCAAGGACGCGCACGACCCGGACAACCCCTATGTCACCTTCGCCGGCGTGCTCGCCACCTCCTCCAACATGGGCACGATCATGTATGGCGAGGAGCTGCCGGACGACGTGTTCTACGACTACATCAAGGCGTTCGGCATGGGCAGCACGGCCACGCTCGGCTTCCCCGGCCAGTCCGCCGGCCTGGTGCACCCGCCGGAGGACTGGAGCGCCACCAGCAAATACACGATGTACTACGGCCAGGGCCTGTCCAGCACCATGCTCCAGCAGATCGGCGTCTTCCAGACCGTCGCCAACGGCGGCGTCCACGTCGAACCCAAGCTGATCCAGGGCACCCACGACGAGGACGGCCGCTTCAAGCCGGAGGCGGGCGATAAGGGCGAGCGGGTCATCTCGCAGGAGACTGCCGACGAGCTGACCGCGATCATGGAGTATGTCCCCAGCCCCGAGGGCACCGCGCCACTGGCGGCGGTCGAGGGCTACCGCGTGGCGGGCAAGACCTCCACCGCCGACCGCTACGACCCCAACCTGGGCCGCTACTCCGGGGTCACCGCGGGCTTCATCGGCTACGCACCAGCCGATGACCCGCAGCTGGTCGTCGCCGTAGCGATCCAGAAGCCGACGCGCGGCAAGTGGGGTGGCTCGCTGGCCGGCCCGGTCTTCTCCGAGGTGATGCGCTATGCGCTGACCTCCCGCGGGGTGGAGCCGAGCACGACCGAGGCACCTCCGGTCAAGCTGGACTATGATCCGGACGCTCCTGCGCCCGGCGGTCCTCGTGGTGCCACACTGGGCGACATCGCCATCAAGGAAGGAACGCCCTAA
- a CDS encoding DUF58 domain-containing protein — protein sequence MFLALGAITAAAGMLLGYRDVTRIGVLLAVLPLLAMLLVRPKPPSIRVQRIVTPSRLHPDQQGEVEVHFGNVGQKQTPLYLAEEQFDYALGDRPRFLLPRLAPQETRRLRYTVRSRHRGAFAIGPITLRRRDPFGLTHVAMQLPATVELLVLPFMWDLGDRRVAGQGRGTEGELPQMVSLHGEDDVSIRQYRDGDELRRVHWPATAHRGEIMVRQEDRPARRRAVLLLDSRAGAYPGTGFQPAFEWAVSAIASLARHLIKDGFVVHLLTHRTVEDGSAGVAVDLQPALAALARARADQDSSLEPLAAAAHSFTSGGVLLISVVVAHDRAELSNLAAVREPGSSALAMVIDPDAYRSDQSGAGHSEQSRRHTEILRQAGWQTVLVGPEDSVPGAWQQLRAIRRSGMLT from the coding sequence ATGTTCCTTGCCCTGGGGGCGATCACGGCGGCGGCCGGCATGCTGCTGGGCTATCGCGACGTGACGCGCATCGGCGTCCTCCTGGCGGTCCTGCCCCTGCTGGCCATGCTGCTGGTCCGCCCGAAGCCGCCGTCGATCCGCGTGCAGCGCATCGTCACGCCCAGCCGCCTGCACCCCGACCAGCAGGGCGAGGTCGAGGTCCACTTCGGCAACGTCGGCCAGAAGCAGACCCCGCTCTATCTGGCTGAGGAGCAGTTCGACTATGCGCTCGGCGACCGGCCGCGCTTCCTGCTCCCGCGCCTGGCCCCGCAGGAGACGAGACGGCTGCGATACACCGTCCGCAGCCGACACCGCGGCGCCTTCGCCATCGGCCCGATCACGCTGCGCCGGCGCGATCCCTTCGGGCTGACGCACGTGGCGATGCAGCTGCCCGCGACCGTGGAGCTCCTGGTGCTGCCCTTCATGTGGGACCTGGGTGACCGCCGCGTGGCGGGGCAGGGCCGCGGCACCGAGGGCGAGCTGCCCCAGATGGTCTCCCTGCACGGCGAGGACGACGTGTCGATCCGGCAGTATCGCGACGGTGACGAGCTGCGCCGGGTGCACTGGCCGGCCACCGCCCACCGCGGCGAGATCATGGTGCGCCAGGAGGACCGCCCGGCCCGCCGCCGGGCCGTGCTGCTGCTCGACTCGCGCGCAGGCGCCTATCCAGGCACCGGCTTCCAGCCGGCCTTCGAGTGGGCGGTCAGTGCGATCGCGTCCCTGGCTCGCCACCTGATCAAGGACGGCTTCGTCGTCCACCTGCTGACCCACCGCACGGTCGAGGACGGTTCTGCCGGCGTGGCGGTCGACCTCCAGCCCGCGTTGGCGGCCCTAGCCCGGGCCAGGGCCGACCAGGACTCCAGCTTGGAGCCGCTCGCCGCAGCCGCCCACAGCTTCACCTCCGGCGGCGTCCTGCTGATCAGCGTCGTCGTCGCCCACGACCGGGCCGAGCTGTCGAACCTGGCCGCCGTGCGCGAGCCGGGGTCGAGCGCGCTGGCGATGGTGATCGACCCCGACGCCTACCGGAGCGACCAGTCGGGTGCGGGACACAGCGAGCAGTCGCGTCGGCATACAGAGATCCTGCGTCAGGCCGGGTGGCAGACCGTGCTCGTCGGCCCCGAGGACTCCGTGCCCGGCGCGTGGCAGCAGCTGCGGGCGATCCGGCGCTCGGGGATGCTGACATGA
- the rsmH gene encoding 16S rRNA (cytosine(1402)-N(4))-methyltransferase RsmH, protein MTERPTAERHVPVLAERIVELLAPALQGEGAVYVDGTLGMGGHTEAILAACPHATAVGIDRDTEALTLAGERLAPFGDRFVPVHAVYDEIPQALAERGIAQANAILFDLGVSSLQLDEAERGFAYRMDAPLDMRMDQQTGLTAADVINTYELAELESILRDFGEERFARKIARALVAERDKEPFTRSARLVELLHRVVPAASQRSGGHPAKRTFQALRIEVNAELSVWRDALPAALSLLPVGGRIAVLSYHSLEDRITKRGLAAGATSSAPPELPFELPEHQPWLTLLTRGAEMADEAEIATNPRAASVRLRAAERTRDTTNMRESAR, encoded by the coding sequence ATGACCGAACGCCCCACGGCAGAGCGACACGTGCCGGTCCTGGCCGAGCGCATCGTCGAGCTCCTCGCGCCGGCGCTGCAGGGCGAGGGCGCCGTCTATGTCGACGGCACGCTCGGCATGGGCGGCCACACGGAGGCGATCCTGGCGGCCTGCCCGCACGCCACGGCGGTCGGCATCGACCGGGACACCGAGGCGCTGACCCTGGCGGGGGAGCGCCTCGCTCCTTTTGGCGACCGCTTCGTCCCGGTGCACGCGGTCTATGACGAGATCCCGCAGGCGCTGGCCGAGCGGGGCATCGCCCAGGCCAACGCGATCCTGTTTGACCTCGGCGTCTCCTCGCTGCAGCTGGACGAGGCCGAGCGCGGCTTCGCCTATCGCATGGACGCCCCGCTGGACATGCGGATGGACCAGCAGACCGGCCTGACCGCCGCGGACGTCATCAACACCTATGAGCTGGCCGAGCTCGAGTCGATCCTGCGCGACTTCGGCGAGGAGCGCTTCGCCCGCAAGATCGCCCGCGCGCTCGTCGCCGAGCGCGACAAGGAGCCGTTCACCCGCTCGGCCCGTCTCGTGGAGCTGCTGCACCGGGTCGTCCCGGCCGCCTCGCAGCGCTCGGGCGGGCACCCGGCCAAGCGGACCTTCCAGGCGCTGCGGATCGAGGTCAACGCCGAGCTGTCCGTCTGGCGGGACGCACTTCCCGCAGCCCTGTCCCTGTTGCCGGTGGGCGGGCGGATCGCGGTCCTGTCCTATCACTCGCTGGAGGACCGGATCACCAAGCGGGGCCTGGCCGCCGGCGCGACCAGCTCGGCCCCGCCGGAGCTGCCCTTCGAGCTGCCCGAGCACCAGCCCTGGCTCACGCTGCTCACCCGCGGCGCCGAGATGGCCGACGAGGCCGAGATCGCCACCAACCCCCGGGCCGCGTCCGTGCGGCTCCGGGCCGCAGAACGCACCCGTGACACCACGAACATGAGGGAGAGCGCACGATGA
- the mraZ gene encoding division/cell wall cluster transcriptional repressor MraZ gives MLLGTYSPRLDDKGRMFLPAKFRDKLAGGLVMTRGQERCLYVYPMAEFEKVAEQWQNGPTTNAGVRAYQRLLLSGASDEIPDKQGRVTVPAILRDYAGLTHECTVIGTGNRIEIWDAAAWEAYVAEHEEGFANQSEEVVPGL, from the coding sequence CTGTTGCTCGGGACCTACTCGCCCCGTCTCGATGACAAGGGCCGGATGTTCCTGCCGGCCAAGTTCCGCGACAAGCTCGCCGGTGGCCTGGTCATGACGCGCGGGCAGGAGCGCTGCCTCTATGTCTATCCGATGGCCGAGTTCGAGAAGGTCGCCGAGCAGTGGCAGAACGGACCGACCACCAACGCCGGCGTGCGTGCCTACCAGCGGCTTCTCCTCTCCGGCGCCTCTGACGAGATCCCCGACAAGCAGGGTCGGGTCACCGTGCCGGCGATCCTGCGCGACTATGCCGGGCTGACCCACGAGTGCACCGTCATCGGCACCGGCAACCGGATCGAGATCTGGGACGCCGCGGCCTGGGAGGCCTACGTCGCCGAGCACGAGGAGGGCTTCGCCAACCAGAGCGAGGAGGTGGTCCCGGGGCTGTGA
- a CDS encoding AAA family ATPase, with protein MTVPAQTATDLDSVQSVAHDIHRAVSTVIEGKEDAVRTAVTVLLAEGHLLVEDVPGVGKTMLAKALAKSIDCNVSRVQFTPDLLPSDITGVNVFNQTTHEFEFRKGAIFANIVVGDEINRASPKTQSALLECMAERQVTVDGTTYPLPGPFLVMATQNPIEMEGTYPLPEAQRDRFMARVSMGYPSGAAELAMLESHGEHDPLGDLRPVTDGATVQRQIQAVRQLHTAQALREYVVALITATRRHSSLRLGASPRASLQLLGAARANAALSGRDHVLPEDVQRLAPNVLSHRLILTGESQLTGRTTGDVISEILQRTPVPSGRR; from the coding sequence ATGACCGTGCCCGCGCAGACCGCAACCGACCTGGACTCCGTGCAGTCTGTCGCTCACGACATCCACCGAGCCGTCAGCACGGTCATCGAGGGCAAGGAGGACGCGGTCCGGACCGCGGTGACCGTCCTGCTGGCCGAGGGCCACCTGCTCGTCGAGGACGTCCCCGGTGTCGGCAAGACCATGCTGGCCAAGGCGCTGGCCAAGTCGATCGACTGCAACGTCAGCCGCGTCCAGTTCACCCCCGACCTGCTGCCCAGTGACATCACCGGCGTCAACGTCTTCAACCAGACCACGCACGAGTTCGAGTTCCGCAAGGGCGCGATCTTTGCCAACATCGTGGTCGGCGACGAGATCAACCGTGCCTCCCCCAAGACCCAGTCCGCGCTGCTCGAGTGCATGGCCGAGCGGCAGGTCACAGTCGACGGCACGACATACCCCCTCCCCGGCCCGTTCCTGGTGATGGCCACGCAGAACCCGATCGAGATGGAGGGGACCTATCCCCTGCCCGAGGCCCAGCGCGACCGTTTTATGGCACGCGTCTCGATGGGCTACCCGTCCGGTGCGGCTGAGCTCGCGATGCTGGAGTCGCACGGCGAGCACGACCCGCTGGGCGACCTTCGCCCGGTCACCGACGGCGCCACCGTGCAGCGGCAGATCCAGGCGGTCCGGCAGCTGCACACGGCTCAGGCACTGCGGGAGTATGTCGTGGCGCTGATCACCGCGACCCGGCGCCACTCCTCGCTGCGGTTGGGGGCCTCCCCGCGCGCCAGCCTGCAGCTGCTCGGCGCGGCCCGCGCCAACGCCGCGCTCTCCGGGCGCGACCACGTCCTGCCCGAGGACGTCCAGCGCCTGGCGCCCAACGTGCTCTCCCACCGGTTGATCCTCACCGGTGAGTCACAGCTGACCGGACGCACCACCGGCGACGTCATCTCCGAGATCCTGCAGCGCACCCCGGTGCCCTCGGGCCGACGCTGA
- a CDS encoding transglutaminaseTgpA domain-containing protein has protein sequence MRFNLDRGLWPEALLAALATLTVAWPLTTLLRESPWVGPAILLILTVAVVGSALRSLDVNPTFVVLAQILAALAGVIGRYLGETLRWVVVPGMETLEQARALLQDAGTVLREYAAPAPTTEGVEFLIVSVLVLTAISVDSIAVTGRAPATAGIPLAAAFLVSVSNTGTAMQPWFFAAAALAWLLLVAQQGNRLVSGWSSADRRESVGSHDVSFGPTGHRRVARILAGTTVVAALVLASVAPHLPPTFLTDGLARSDEGRSLGGTGSVSFTETMDVTADLANQSDEPVIRYRAAARLQQPLRVTATTEFDGRRWLPPDYVADVTQEGLLRPPREGTGDIRPDVPFDVDQLSVLSNGLRIPHLALPSPFESVRADVPMTYDTETLAVRLEDPANTYEVTYVDVAPRGSLPEGIGQADADPAAWGQAVASDPAAEAAIAELTEEVVGDATNDVEVASLIQAHFRSGLYNYDLQLAPGLDRNDPVTHFLATRQGYCVQFATAMVMMARHEGIPARMAVGFLPGEQQANGSWSVVASDAHTWPELWIDGLGWTRFEPTPGVRTGPPPAYSQLGQNTFSADPTISGEETPSATPTQQPTGAQESTSWWDNLLDALRTAGPILLRALAFVLVLGLITAVIAIAGRRHREAVLRHADTPQERIEGQWELLKRSLEDYGVDPPPDRSPREMGEHYRSKARLDRPSGEALSRATATLERARYAAPEQTVASDDATMHRDVVTVLDNVTSELPWNMRVSAKLFPRSGVHYIRSVVRRWLPR, from the coding sequence ATGAGGTTCAACCTTGACCGCGGGCTCTGGCCGGAGGCGCTGCTGGCCGCTCTCGCCACGCTGACCGTCGCCTGGCCGCTGACCACCCTGCTGCGCGAGAGTCCCTGGGTCGGTCCGGCCATCCTGCTGATCCTGACGGTGGCGGTGGTGGGGTCAGCGCTGCGCAGCCTCGATGTCAACCCGACCTTCGTGGTGCTCGCCCAGATCCTCGCGGCGCTGGCCGGTGTCATCGGACGCTATCTGGGCGAGACACTGCGCTGGGTCGTGGTGCCCGGGATGGAGACCCTCGAGCAGGCCCGCGCGCTGCTGCAGGATGCCGGGACGGTCCTGCGGGAGTATGCCGCACCGGCCCCCACCACGGAGGGCGTCGAGTTCCTCATCGTCTCGGTGCTGGTGCTCACCGCGATCTCCGTCGACTCGATCGCGGTCACCGGACGGGCACCTGCGACGGCGGGCATCCCGCTGGCCGCCGCGTTCCTGGTGTCGGTCTCCAACACCGGCACGGCCATGCAGCCCTGGTTCTTCGCCGCGGCCGCCCTGGCGTGGCTGCTCCTGGTGGCCCAGCAGGGCAACCGGCTCGTGTCGGGCTGGAGCTCGGCCGACCGGCGCGAGTCGGTCGGCTCGCACGACGTCTCCTTCGGCCCGACCGGTCACCGGCGGGTGGCCCGGATCCTGGCGGGCACCACTGTGGTCGCGGCACTCGTGCTCGCCTCCGTCGCGCCGCACCTGCCGCCGACCTTCCTGACCGACGGGCTGGCCCGCAGCGATGAGGGTCGCTCGCTGGGCGGCACCGGCTCGGTCAGCTTCACCGAGACGATGGACGTCACCGCAGACCTGGCCAACCAGTCGGACGAGCCGGTGATCCGCTATCGCGCCGCCGCGCGCCTCCAGCAGCCGTTGCGGGTGACCGCGACCACGGAGTTCGACGGCCGGCGCTGGCTGCCGCCCGACTACGTCGCGGACGTGACCCAGGAGGGACTCCTGCGCCCCCCGCGCGAGGGGACCGGCGACATACGACCTGATGTGCCGTTCGACGTCGACCAGCTGTCCGTGCTGAGCAACGGCCTGCGGATCCCGCACCTGGCGCTCCCCTCCCCCTTTGAGTCGGTCCGCGCGGACGTGCCGATGACCTATGACACCGAGACGCTCGCGGTGCGGCTGGAGGACCCGGCCAACACCTATGAGGTGACGTATGTCGACGTGGCGCCCCGCGGGTCCCTGCCCGAGGGCATCGGCCAGGCTGACGCCGATCCGGCTGCGTGGGGCCAGGCCGTCGCGTCCGACCCGGCGGCCGAGGCTGCCATCGCGGAGCTGACCGAGGAGGTCGTCGGGGACGCCACCAACGACGTCGAGGTGGCCTCACTGATCCAGGCACACTTCCGCAGCGGCCTCTACAACTACGACCTGCAGCTCGCGCCCGGGCTGGACCGCAACGACCCGGTCACCCACTTCCTGGCGACCAGGCAGGGCTACTGCGTGCAGTTCGCCACCGCCATGGTGATGATGGCCCGGCACGAGGGCATCCCCGCCCGCATGGCGGTTGGCTTCCTGCCCGGCGAGCAGCAGGCCAACGGGTCCTGGTCGGTCGTGGCCAGCGACGCGCACACCTGGCCCGAGCTGTGGATCGACGGGCTCGGCTGGACCCGCTTCGAGCCGACCCCGGGCGTGCGGACCGGCCCTCCCCCGGCCTACTCCCAGCTTGGCCAGAACACCTTCTCGGCGGACCCGACGATCAGCGGCGAGGAGACCCCGTCGGCGACGCCGACCCAGCAGCCGACTGGTGCGCAGGAGTCGACCAGCTGGTGGGACAACCTGCTCGACGCGCTGCGCACAGCAGGCCCGATCCTGCTGCGGGCGCTGGCGTTCGTGCTGGTGCTCGGGCTGATCACGGCAGTCATCGCCATCGCCGGACGCCGGCACCGGGAGGCGGTGCTGCGCCACGCGGACACCCCGCAGGAGCGGATCGAGGGCCAGTGGGAGCTGTTGAAGCGCTCGCTGGAGGACTATGGCGTTGATCCGCCACCCGATCGCAGTCCACGCGAGATGGGTGAGCACTATCGGTCCAAAGCCCGCCTGGACCGTCCTTCCGGCGAGGCGCTCTCGCGGGCGACGGCGACCCTGGAGCGGGCGCGCTATGCCGCCCCTGAGCAGACCGTGGCCTCAGACGACGCCACGATGCACCGCGACGTCGTCACCGTCCTGGACAACGTCACCTCCGAGCTGCCGTGGAACATGCGGGTCAGCGCCAAATTGTTCCCGCGCTCGGGTGTGCACTACATCAGGTCGGTCGTGCGGCGCTGGCTGCCCCGCTAG
- a CDS encoding class I SAM-dependent methyltransferase yields MAFNAADSYDRFMGRFSRPLAQVFADRTGVRAGQRALDVGCGPGALTEVLIERLGLDHVEAVDPSPPFVAAIAERFPGLSVREGTAEHLPHADDSFDLSLAQLVVHFMADPVAGLRQMARVTRPGGTVAAAVWDLTPGARGPVSPFQTAVAEVDPSWVVSQARPGGARGELGELFRSAGLRQVEESVLTAEVPIASFEDWWEPFLLGIGPAGDYVAGLDERARHELRERTRRLLPDGAFTMPVDAWCAVATV; encoded by the coding sequence GTGGCCTTCAATGCGGCGGACTCCTATGACAGATTCATGGGGCGCTTCTCCCGCCCCCTCGCGCAGGTCTTCGCGGACCGCACCGGTGTCCGGGCGGGCCAGCGCGCGCTGGACGTCGGGTGCGGTCCCGGTGCCCTGACGGAAGTCCTCATCGAGCGGCTGGGGCTCGACCACGTCGAGGCCGTCGACCCGTCCCCGCCGTTCGTGGCTGCCATCGCCGAGCGCTTCCCGGGGCTGAGCGTCCGGGAGGGGACGGCCGAGCACCTGCCGCACGCCGACGACAGTTTCGATCTGAGCCTCGCCCAACTGGTGGTGCACTTCATGGCTGACCCGGTCGCCGGGCTCAGGCAGATGGCCCGGGTGACCCGACCGGGTGGCACGGTGGCGGCGGCTGTCTGGGACCTCACGCCGGGCGCACGCGGACCGGTGTCGCCGTTCCAGACCGCCGTGGCCGAGGTTGATCCGAGCTGGGTCGTCTCCCAGGCCAGGCCGGGCGGGGCGCGGGGTGAGCTTGGCGAGCTGTTCCGGTCGGCAGGGTTGAGGCAGGTCGAGGAGAGTGTCCTGACTGCCGAGGTCCCGATCGCATCCTTCGAGGACTGGTGGGAGCCGTTCCTGCTCGGCATCGGTCCGGCCGGGGACTATGTTGCCGGTCTCGACGAGCGGGCCCGCCACGAGCTGCGCGAGCGCACCCGGCGGCTGCTGCCCGATGGGGCCTTCACGATGCCGGTCGACGCCTGGTGCGCCGTCGCCACCGTGTGA
- a CDS encoding NAD(P)-dependent alcohol dehydrogenase produces the protein MRAAVNLRYGPPDVVSVTEVPVPEPGDGELLIRVDATTVNRTDCAYRAARPFFMRSFTGLRRPRRTILGTEFAGEVVGLGEGVDRFAVGDLVFGYCEGRFGAHAEYAVAPQTSSVATVPAGVPLTTAAAATEGFHYARSALRRAGVGPGQHVLVIGATGGIGSAAVQQLAAMGVNVTAVCAGEHADVVLELGADRVVDYLTEDFRDLPQQFHLVFDAVGKSSFGRCRRLLRPDGVYVSSELGPGWQNLPLSLVGTMRRGHRRVVFPFPEDNQSVVEEIRDHLAAGTFRPLIDRTYPLEDIVAAHRFVETGQKIGNVVITLS, from the coding sequence GTGCGAGCAGCCGTGAACCTCCGCTACGGGCCACCGGACGTGGTCTCGGTCACCGAGGTGCCCGTTCCCGAACCCGGTGACGGCGAACTCCTCATCCGGGTGGATGCGACCACGGTCAACCGCACCGACTGTGCTTATCGCGCCGCCCGACCGTTCTTCATGAGGTCGTTCACTGGTCTGCGCCGCCCTCGGCGCACGATCCTGGGCACCGAGTTCGCCGGTGAGGTGGTCGGCCTGGGTGAAGGGGTGGACCGGTTCGCCGTGGGAGACCTGGTCTTCGGCTACTGCGAGGGGCGGTTCGGGGCGCACGCGGAGTATGCCGTGGCACCCCAGACCTCGTCGGTCGCCACCGTCCCGGCCGGGGTCCCCCTGACCACGGCCGCGGCGGCCACCGAGGGGTTCCACTACGCCCGGTCCGCCCTGCGTCGCGCCGGGGTGGGGCCGGGCCAGCACGTCCTGGTCATCGGTGCGACGGGCGGGATCGGCTCAGCGGCGGTGCAACAGCTCGCGGCCATGGGGGTCAACGTGACCGCAGTGTGCGCCGGTGAGCACGCGGACGTGGTCCTGGAGCTGGGCGCCGACCGCGTCGTGGACTACCTGACCGAGGACTTCAGGGACCTGCCGCAGCAGTTCCACCTGGTCTTCGACGCCGTCGGCAAGAGCTCCTTCGGCCGCTGTCGTCGGCTCCTGCGCCCGGATGGTGTCTATGTCTCATCCGAGCTCGGGCCCGGCTGGCAGAACCTGCCGTTGTCGTTGGTCGGGACGATGCGCCGGGGCCACCGCCGGGTGGTCTTTCCGTTCCCGGAGGACAACCAGTCAGTGGTGGAGGAGATCCGCGACCATCTCGCGGCCGGGACGTTCCGCCCCCTGATCGACCGCACCTATCCGTTGGAGGACATCGTGGCTGCCCACCGCTTTGTCGAAACCGGGCAAAAGATCGGCAACGTGGTGATCACGCTGTCCTGA